From the genome of Fundulus heteroclitus isolate FHET01 chromosome 9, MU-UCD_Fhet_4.1, whole genome shotgun sequence, one region includes:
- the ak4 gene encoding adenylate kinase 4, mitochondrial isoform X1, with translation MAKFFRAAVLGPPGSGKGTICKRIAHSFGLQYLSSGHFLREGIAANTEAGVLAKTYIERGMLVPDQVMTRLMLPKLEQLRNHSWLLDGFPRTLAQAQALNDLYQMDLVISLNIPYATLSERLSDRWIHPASGRVYNLGFNPPRVQGKDDVTGEPLIQHDDDKPEALVARLRHYKELAKPVIDLYKSQGVLHSFSGTETDKIWPYINSLLSTKMHTQPSDAPPTQTP, from the exons ATGGCCAAGTTTTTCCGTGCTGCTGTTTTGGGTCCACCGGGATCTGGAAAAGGCACGATCTGCAAGAGGATTGCTCACAGCTTTGGCCTGCAGTACCTGTCCAGTGGCCACTTTCTACGCGAGGGCATAGCAGCCAACACAG AGGCAGGCGTGCTGGCGAAGACCTACATAGAGAGAGGCATGCTGGTACCTGACCAGGTGATGACCAGGCTGATGCTGCCCAAACTGGAGCAGCTGAGGAACCACAGCTGGCTGCTAGATG GTTTCCCCCGCACCCTGGCACAAGCTCAGGCCCTGAACGATCTCTATCAGATGGACTTGGTCATAAGCCTCAACATTCCCTATGCGACGCTGAGCGAGAGGCTGAGTGACCGCTGGATCCACCCCGCCAGCGGCAGAGTTTACAACTTGGGATTCAACCCCCCTCGAGTTCAG GGTAAAGATGACGTGACCGGGGAGCCACTGATTCAGCACGATGATGACAAGCCAGAAGCTCTGGTGGCACGACTCCGACACTACAAGGAACTGGCCAAGCCTGTTATAGACCTGTACAA ATCACAAGGAGTCCTGCACTCATTTTCGGGAACAGAAACTGACAAGATTTGGCCTTACATCAACTCTCTCCTCAGCACCAAGATGCACACGCAGCCGTCAGACGCCCCTCCAACCCAAACGCCCTGA